One region of Pararhizobium qamdonense genomic DNA includes:
- the puuE gene encoding allantoinase PuuE has translation MRYPRDLQGYGATAPNAAWPDGARIAVQFVVNYEEGGENCVLHGDIASEAFLSEIVGASAWAGQRHWNMESIYEYGARAGFWRLHRLLTGRDVPVTVYGVATALKRSPQQVAAMLSAGWEIASHGLKWVEHKDMDAAEERKQIAEAIRLHTLVTGERPRGWYTGRCSENTVDLVTDEGGFAYVSDSYADDLPYWHEHDGRHQLVIPYTLDTNDMRFATPQGFNSGDQFFSYLKDTFDVLYAEGTDGAPKMMNIGLHCRLAGRPGRAAALARFIDYVKSHDKVWLARRIDIAEHWAKTFPFKPNEDRPSRLPEEVFVAKFGGVFEHSDWITRRAYASELGAANDTALGLHAALAAVFRGASETERLAVLNAHPDLAGKLAQAKRLTESSTSEQASAGLDALTDAEREQFNILNGRYVKTFGFPFIIAVRGLGKADILAAFQRRIGNDWQTEFQTACRQVERIALLRLTDMLPN, from the coding sequence ATGAGATATCCGCGCGATCTACAGGGCTATGGCGCGACCGCGCCAAACGCCGCCTGGCCGGACGGCGCCCGCATCGCCGTGCAATTCGTCGTCAATTACGAGGAGGGCGGCGAAAATTGCGTGCTGCATGGCGATATCGCCTCCGAAGCCTTCCTGTCGGAGATCGTTGGCGCCAGCGCCTGGGCGGGCCAGCGCCACTGGAACATGGAATCGATCTATGAATATGGTGCCCGCGCCGGTTTCTGGCGGCTGCACCGGCTTTTGACCGGGCGGGACGTTCCCGTCACCGTCTATGGGGTCGCAACCGCCTTGAAACGCTCTCCGCAGCAGGTGGCGGCGATGCTGAGTGCCGGCTGGGAGATCGCCTCGCACGGTCTGAAATGGGTCGAGCACAAGGACATGGATGCAGCCGAAGAGCGCAAGCAGATCGCAGAAGCGATCCGGCTGCACACGTTGGTGACCGGCGAGCGGCCGCGCGGATGGTATACCGGCCGGTGTTCGGAAAACACCGTCGACCTCGTGACAGACGAAGGCGGCTTTGCCTATGTGTCCGACAGCTATGCCGACGACCTGCCCTATTGGCACGAACATGACGGCAGGCACCAGTTGGTGATACCCTATACGCTCGATACCAACGACATGCGCTTTGCGACGCCGCAAGGGTTCAACAGTGGCGACCAGTTCTTCAGCTATCTGAAAGACACGTTCGACGTGCTGTATGCGGAAGGCACTGACGGCGCGCCGAAAATGATGAATATTGGCCTGCATTGCCGCCTGGCCGGACGGCCGGGACGCGCCGCCGCTCTCGCCCGGTTCATCGATTATGTGAAGAGCCACGACAAGGTCTGGCTCGCGCGCCGCATCGATATTGCCGAGCATTGGGCAAAGACATTTCCCTTCAAGCCGAACGAGGATCGCCCGTCGCGCCTTCCTGAAGAGGTTTTCGTTGCCAAATTCGGCGGCGTCTTTGAACATTCGGACTGGATCACCAGGCGCGCCTATGCCAGCGAGCTCGGCGCGGCCAACGATACTGCTCTCGGCCTGCATGCGGCCTTGGCAGCCGTTTTTCGCGGCGCGAGCGAAACGGAGCGGCTGGCGGTGCTCAACGCCCACCCGGATCTTGCCGGGAAGCTGGCGCAGGCCAAGCGCCTGACCGAAAGCTCGACCAGCGAACAGGCATCTGCCGGGCTCGATGCGCTGACAGATGCGGAACGCGAGCAGTTTAACATCCTGAACGGCCGCTACGTCAAAACCTTTGGCTTCCCCTTCATCATCGCCGTGCGCGGGCTTGGCAAGGCCGACATTCTGGCCGCCTTCCAGCGCCGCATCGGCAATGACTGGCAAACGGAATTCCAGACCGCCTGCCGCCAGGTCGAGCGGATCGCGCTGCTGCGCCTCACCGACATGCTGCCAAACTGA
- the uraH gene encoding hydroxyisourate hydrolase, which yields MQTGTAGRLTTHVLDTALGKPAENLRIDLFRIDGEHAEPIGSTRTNDDGRCDAPLLSGETMTSGIYELRFYAGDYLGRKDGQVAFLNIIPIRFGIAEVSAHYHVPLLLSPYSYSTYRGS from the coding sequence ATGCAAACTGGAACAGCCGGCCGGCTGACGACCCATGTGCTCGACACAGCGCTCGGCAAGCCCGCCGAAAACCTGCGCATCGACCTTTTCCGCATCGACGGCGAGCACGCCGAGCCGATCGGCTCCACCCGTACCAACGATGACGGCCGCTGCGATGCGCCGCTGTTGAGCGGCGAGACCATGACCTCAGGTATTTACGAGCTGCGTTTTTATGCCGGTGATTATCTCGGCCGGAAAGATGGCCAGGTCGCGTTCTTGAACATCATCCCCATCCGCTTCGGCATCGCAGAGGTGTCGGCGCATTATCATGTGCCGCTGCTGCTGTCGCCGTACAGCTATTCCACCTATCGCGGGAGCTGA
- the xdhA gene encoding xanthine dehydrogenase small subunit: MTVQIRSSIRFLLNHRLVELSAVSAVQTLLDFLRIDRNLRGTKEGCAEGDCGACTVLVGRLLDGRLKYESVNACIRFVGSLDGCHVVTVDSLASPGGPLHPVQQAMVDTHASQCGFCTPGFVMSLYGLWMENPKPSVTEIEKALQGNLCRCTGYAAIIRAAEAVSVIGDLDRDPLVAERATIIQKLEGLKDGKRVEIGEGSERFLLPASVDDLADIYEAEPKARIVAGSTDVGLWVTKFMRDIAPVVHLSHLDELRRIEIDATGVTFGAGVSYTESFPLIAKHFPQLTELWNRIGGQQVRNMGTIGGNIANGSPIGDTPPALIALGASVVLRKGRVRRTVPLERFFIEYGKQDRQPGEFVEAVRIPFLNQNARYAVYKITKRLDEDISAVCGAFHLAFDGGGKVSGAVIAFGGMAGTPKRAGHAEAALTGAELTEATVETAMEALGKDYTPLTDWRASADYRLLVAKNLLRRFYLETQGDAPVRLDRKQAV; this comes from the coding sequence ATGACCGTTCAGATCCGCAGCTCCATCCGTTTCCTGCTTAATCACCGCCTGGTCGAACTCTCGGCCGTCTCGGCAGTTCAGACCCTGCTCGATTTCCTGCGCATCGACCGCAATCTGCGCGGCACCAAGGAAGGCTGCGCCGAAGGCGATTGCGGCGCCTGCACGGTGCTGGTCGGGCGCCTGTTGGATGGCCGGCTGAAATATGAGAGCGTCAACGCCTGCATCCGTTTCGTCGGCTCGCTTGATGGCTGCCATGTCGTCACGGTGGATTCGCTTGCGTCGCCCGGTGGCCCGCTGCATCCGGTACAGCAGGCGATGGTCGATACGCATGCCTCGCAATGCGGCTTCTGCACGCCCGGCTTCGTGATGTCGCTCTATGGTCTTTGGATGGAAAATCCGAAACCGTCCGTGACCGAAATCGAAAAGGCGCTGCAGGGCAATCTCTGTCGCTGCACCGGATATGCCGCCATCATCCGCGCCGCCGAGGCCGTGTCGGTGATCGGCGATCTCGACCGCGATCCGCTGGTCGCGGAACGCGCCACGATCATCCAGAAACTGGAAGGGCTGAAGGACGGCAAGCGCGTCGAAATCGGCGAAGGCTCCGAGCGCTTTCTGCTGCCGGCCTCCGTCGATGATCTCGCCGATATCTACGAGGCCGAGCCGAAGGCCCGGATCGTCGCCGGTTCTACCGATGTTGGTCTGTGGGTGACGAAATTCATGCGCGATATCGCCCCCGTGGTGCATCTCAGCCATCTCGACGAGTTGCGCCGCATTGAGATCGATGCGACCGGCGTGACCTTTGGCGCCGGCGTCAGCTACACGGAATCCTTTCCGCTGATTGCAAAGCACTTCCCGCAGCTTACCGAACTCTGGAACCGCATCGGCGGCCAGCAGGTGCGCAACATGGGCACGATCGGCGGTAACATCGCCAACGGCTCGCCGATCGGCGATACGCCTCCGGCCTTGATCGCGCTCGGTGCGTCCGTCGTTCTGCGCAAGGGCCGGGTGCGCCGCACCGTGCCGCTCGAACGCTTCTTCATCGAATATGGCAAGCAGGATCGCCAGCCCGGCGAGTTCGTCGAGGCCGTGCGCATCCCGTTCCTCAATCAGAATGCGCGCTATGCGGTCTACAAGATCACCAAGCGGCTGGACGAGGATATCTCCGCCGTCTGCGGCGCCTTCCACTTGGCCTTCGACGGGGGCGGTAAAGTCAGCGGCGCCGTGATCGCCTTTGGCGGCATGGCGGGGACACCCAAGCGGGCTGGACATGCCGAAGCGGCGTTGACGGGTGCAGAGTTGACCGAAGCCACGGTCGAGACCGCGATGGAGGCGCTCGGCAAGGACTACACGCCGCTGACCGACTGGCGCGCATCGGCCGATTACCGCCTGCTGGTCGCAAAAAACCTTCTGCGCCGCTTCTATCTGGAAACGCAGGGCGACGCGCCGGTGCGGCTTGACCGCAAGCAGGCCGTGTGA